A stretch of the Nakaseomyces glabratus chromosome L, complete sequence genome encodes the following:
- the FAR11 gene encoding Far11p (CAGL0L04158g~Ortholog(s) have role in ascospore formation, intra-S DNA damage checkpoint, positive regulation of macroautophagy, re-entry into mitotic cell cycle after pheromone arrest and regulation of meiosis I, more) has translation MTKKAKVHLLDRDSEAIGRSQSLEDLKYARKTGGTDTSFQHFIDDIPTENRGASSYPSSPRAKGAIDKGISDLDKMLRKKLDIVSSVLNVHNEESSISNLENANRSPYLNRSLIDTDLSNIELSPLDFGQYNSNPISGDQFGDSDSIDDDNDDEEFQNVDEIDGPIVSNPSSDSDSDSEIIDYNMPVNAAYRRSLEECAEKITNECGFKPSLQPRVEWYLEDSISLDDEISDWFTLADYSSFTHIHNAFIKHINNAEAFLTDETIAQLHIQKLLSNMNDNDESIVMCVAYISFGLFAFVEGKDDHLKYIKRNNMLLAEHLPEILKKFIEIADCCKDSSTNLNCYSKSLLYLSSVIYLITLQCIVFRCNKEQQHIVDKVIGNFDDAGILSYLTKYIEAWRWNSRLSMRIRNIIMLLSKVILLQFGDIRTYKKTKKDLYKYHGLRKIENRKNKWTISPLQYEAFTSDIVTRYPSCKLPTTNLPKEFDKSNSLSQFLEIPRPKSKNAINITLNVPEQHIATPAPSPPSSPQLLHFNETSKGRKSFQTNLLYPCLYPSDNEEDIDELDRRLHSELTPKQTSESKIPFSIEEAATILAENLQIKLTTKQLWHERDLFMATERGWEEDNLTDPYDYSSLTGTANESLKRMIRVDNFYKECFTSLNSLVFVLLQTIELNLTNQFTSNAEDVDENTLLPQLELTKAKESSLKSSVELLFMLMKWFKLSHILKFEQLGVILYDSQFINICSAVLGKYSDIYGDRIFNRIITSNKSFWSECSKYNFEYKNSFRYVHQVQKAVNLDFLPSLAYLLRILQKVVGNKTQRIKELPQSIGTIVKKYYHIFNLDIYHPLLKIIKELTPFKNKRWKSEHMELISGVFLYEKLELIDNWVAGKDITGELSDAYGQEIALRALLQFYNFEHYQVAMEDLGYQKKNNSIAS, from the coding sequence ATGACAAAGAAGGCTAAGGTGCATCTACTAGATCGAGATAGTGAAGCAATTGGAAGATCACAGTCCCTGGAAGATCTCAAGTATGCAAGGAAAACTGGCGGAACTGATACATCTTTTCAGCATTTTATAGATGATATACCTACTGAAAACAGGGGAGCATCAAGTTACCCATCTTCACCTCGAGCTAAAGGTGCTATAGACAAAGGAATATCAGATTTAGATAAAATGCTGAGGAAAAAGCTTGATATTGTGAGTTCGGTTCTTAATGTACACAATGAGGAGAGTTCAATCAGTAATTTAGAAAATGCCAATCGATCACCTTATTTAAACAGGTCCCTAATAGATACTGATTTGTCAAATATCGAATTAAGTCCGTTAGATTTCGGTCAGTACAATTCTAATCCTATATCTGGCGATCAGTTTGGCGACTCTGACTcaattgatgatgacaatgatgatgaagaatttcaGAATGTTGACGAAATCGACGGACCTATAGTATCTAATCCATCGAGTGATTCCGACTCAGATTCTGAGATTATAGACTACAATATGCCTGTCAATGCTGCATACAGAAGAAGTTTAGAAGAATGTGCTGAAAAGATTACCAATGAATGTGGATTCAAACCAAGTCTTCAGCCAAGAGTTGAGTGGTACCTGGAGGATTCAATTAGTTTGGATGATGAGATATCCGACTGGTTTACGTTAGCCGACTATTCCAGTTTTACACATATACACAATGCATTTATTAAGCATATTAACAATGCCGAGGCTTTTCTAACTGACGAAACTATAGCTCAATTACACATTCAAAAACTACTCAGTAATatgaatgataatgatgaatCTATCGTCATGTGCGTTGCGTACATTTCATTTGGCTTATTTGCTTTTGTTGAAGGAAAAGACGatcatttgaaatatattaaaagGAATAATATGCTCCTGGCTGAACACCTTCCAGAAATacttaaaaaatttatagaaATTGCAGATTGCTGTAAAGACTCCTCCACTAATTTAAATTGTTATTCGAAGTCACTTTTGTATTTGTCTTCGGTAATATACTTGATAACATTGCAATGCATAGTATTTAGGTGCAAcaaagaacaacaacataTTGTGGACAAAGTCATAGGTAACTTTGATGATGCAGGCATACTTAGTTACttaacaaaatatatcGAAGCTTGGCGCTGGAACAGTCGTCTATCAATGAGaataagaaatataataatgcTTCTTTCAAAAGTTATACTACTCCAGTTTGGTGATATTAGGACTTATaagaaaaccaaaaaaGACCTTTACAAATATCATGGCTTgagaaaaatagaaaatcGAAAAAACAAATGGACAATATCACCCTTACAATACGAGGCGTTCACCTCGGATATTGTCACAAGATACCCGTCCTGTAAACTACCTACTACTAATCTGCCAAAGGAGTTTGACAAATCGAATTCGCTTTCACAATTTTTAGAAATCCCAAGACCAAAATCTAAGAATGCTATAAATATTACTCTCAATGTTCCAGAACAACATATTGCCACACCTGCTCCTTCACCGCCTTCATCACCTCAACTCCTACATTTTAATGAAACATCAAAAGGTAGGAAATCGTTTCAAACAAATCTACTGTACCCTTGCTTATACCCATCAGACAACGAAGAGGATATTGATGAGTTAGATAGGCGTTTACACTCAGAGCTTACTCCGAAACAGACCTCTGAATCAAAAATACCATTCAGCATTGAAGAAGCCGCAACAATTCTGGCGGAAAATTTACAAATTAAATTGACTACAAAACAACTTTGGCATGAGAGAGATCTTTTTATGGCAACGGAGCGTGGATGGGAGGAGGATAATCTTACCGATCCTTATGATTATTCATCACTTACCGGTACAGCTAATGAATCCCTGAAGAGAATGATTCGGGTGGATAATTTTTACAAAGAATGCTTTACAAGTTTAAACTCTTTAGTGTTTGTCCTGTTACAGACCATTGAACTAAACTTAACTAACCAATTTACCTCCAACGCTGAAGATGTAGATGAGAATACTCTGCTTCCCCAATTGGAATTAACTAAGGCTAAGGAAAGCTCACTGAAGAGCTCTGTTGAGCTATTGTTCATGCTTATGAAGTGGTTTAAGTTAAGCCacattttgaaatttgaaCAACTAGGTGTGATATTGTATGATTCACAATTCATAAATATCTGTAGTGCAGTACTAGGCAAATACTCTGACATCTATGGGGACAGGATTTTCAATAGAATAATAACATCGAATAAATCGTTTTGGTCTGAGtgttcaaaatataattttgaatACAAGAACTCCTTTAGATATGTTCATCAGGTACAGAAGGCGGTGAATCTTGATTTTTTGCCATCGCTGGCATACTTGCTGCGGATTCTCCAGAAAGTAGTTGGAAACAAAACACAGAGAATCAAAGAACTACCCCAATCTATTGGAACCATAGTTAAAAAATACTATCACATCTTCAATCTGGATATTTATCACCCGCTCCTTAAAATCATCAAAGAACTAACTCCATTCAAGAACAAACGTTGGAAATCTGAACATATGGAGCTAATTTCAGGAGTATTCCTTTACGAAAAGTTGGAACTAATAGATAACTGGGTAGCTGGTAAGGACATCACTGGCGAATTAAGTGATGCATATGGACAAGAAATTGCCTTAAGAGCCCTGCTACAATTTTATAACTTCGAACATTACCAAGTAGCGATGGAAGATCTAGgttatcaaaagaaaaataattcaaTCGCTAGTTAG
- the NRK1 gene encoding ribosylnicotinamide kinase (CAGL0L04202g~Ortholog(s) have ribosylnicotinamide kinase activity, role in NAD biosynthesis via nicotinamide riboside salvage pathway, nicotinamide riboside metabolic process and cytosol, fungal-type vacuole, nucleus localization), with product MTNSDSTQVVLVSLSGCSSSGKTTIAKLLARIVPDLTLIHEDDFFKHDKDIPVNSKYGIQDWDCVGALDFDSFRAELDNIRHTGRIDAKLIHNNNVDSLDKFNLNEASLQPIREKFESLPDNLRIVLVDGFLIYHDKSVASKFDVRLLIRAPYETLKKRRAARPGYQTLDSFWVDPPYYFDDFVYKNYKEAHAHLFIDNNVEGQLKYELNDSIKDFNNDEDVQISTALTWVSDQIVNYCSSLR from the coding sequence ATGACAAATTCCGACTCCACACAGGTTGTATTGGTAAGTTTGAGTGGGTGTTCAAGTAGTGGGAAGACCACGATAGCGAAGCTGTTGGCCCGAATTGTGCCTGATTTGACTTTGATTCATGAGGATGATTTCTTCAAGCATGACAAGGATATTCCTGTCAACAGTAAATATGGCATTCAGGACTGGGATTGTGTTGGTGCCTTAGACTTTGATTCATTCAGAGCAGAGTTAGATAATATACGACACACTGGCAGAATTGATGCAAAGCTTATACACAACAATAATGTTGATAGCTTAGATAAGTTTAATCTAAATGAGGCGTCTTTACAACCTATCAGAGAAAAGTTTGAGTCACTACCTGACAATCTAAGGATCGTTTTAGTCGATGGGTTTTTAATATACCACGATAAGAGTGTAGCTTCTAAGTTTGACGTCAGGTTATTGATACGTGCTCCTTATGAGACATTAAAGAAAAGGCGAGCAGCTAGACCTGGATATCAGACATTGGACTCCTTTTGGGTAGACCCACCATActattttgatgattttgtATACAAGAACTATAAAGAGGCCCATGCACATCTTTTTATCGATAATAATGTGGAGGGGCAATTGAAGTATGAGCTAAATGATTCTATCAAGGACTTCAATAATGATGAGGATGTGCAAATATCAACTGCTCTCACCTGGGTATCAGATCAAATCGTTAACTACTGTTCGAGTCTTAGATAA
- the RPB2 gene encoding DNA-directed RNA polymerase II subunit RPB2 (CAGL0L04246g~RNA polymerase II second largest subunit), whose amino-acid sequence MSADNEDYYDEDPYGFEEENAPITAEDTWAVISAFFREKGLVSQQLDSFNQFVDYTLQDIISEDSTLILEQLAQHTTEQDNISRKYEISFGKIYVTKPMVNESDGVTHALYPQEARLRNLTYSSGLFVDVTKRTYEAVDVPGRDLNYQLIAEESEEDSESGKVFIGRLPIMLRSKNCYLSDATESDLYKLKECPFDMGGYFIINGSEKVLIAQERSAGNIVQVFKKAAPSPISHVAEIRSALEKGSRFISTLQVKLYGRESSSARTIKATLPYIKQDIPIVIIFRALGIIPDGEILEHICYDVNDWQMLEMLKPCVEDGFVIQDRETALDFIGRRGTALGIKKEKRIQYAKDILQKEFLPHITQLEGFESRKAFFLGYMINRLLLCALDRKDQDDRDHFGKKRLDLAGPLLAQLFKTLFRKLTKDIFRYMQRTVEEANDFNMKLAINAKTITSGLKYALATGNWGEQKKAMSSRAGVSQVLNRYTYSSTLSHLRRTNTPIGRDGKLAKPRQLHNTHWGLVCPAETPEGQACGLVKNLSLMSCISVGADPMPIITFLSEWGMEPLEDYVPHQSPDATRVFVNGVWHGVHRNPARLMETLRTLRRKGDINPEVSMIRDIREQELKIFTDAGRVYRPLFIVEDDEELGRKELKVRKGHVAKLMATEYQDIEGGFEDAEDYTWSSLLNEGLVEYIDAEEEESILIAMQPEDLEPTAVEQDIPKENVDLAKRIKVTHHATTFTHCEIHPSMILGVAASIIPFPDHNQSPRNTYQSAMGKQAMGVFLTNYNFRMDTMANILYYPQKPLGTTRAMEYLKFRELPAGQNAIVAIACYSGYNQEDSMIMNQSSIDRGLFRSLFFRSYMDQEKKYGMSITETFEKPQRTNTLRMKHGTYDKLDEDGLIAPGVRVSGEDIIIGKTTPIAPDEEELGQRTAYHSKRDASTPLRSTENGIVDQVLITTNQDGLKFVKVRVRTTKVPQIGDKFASRHGQKGTIGITYRREDMPFTAEGIVPDLIINPHAIPSRMTVAHLIECLLSKVAALSGNEGDASPFTDITVEGISKLLREHGYQSRGFEVMYNGHTGKKLMAQIFFGPTYYQRLRHMVDDKIHARARGPMQVLTRQPVEGRSRDGGLRFGEMERDCMIAHGAAAFLKERLMEASDAFRVHICGICGLMSVIAKLNHNQFECKGCDNKIDIYQIHIPYAAKLLFQELMAMNITPRLYTDRSRDF is encoded by the coding sequence ATGTCAGCCGACAACGAAGACTATTATGATGAAGATCCTTATGGATTTGAGGAAGAGAATGCCCCAATCACAGCAGAGGATACTTGGGCAGTCATCTCTGCTTTCTTCAGAGAGAAAGGTCTGGTGTCACAACAGTTGGATTCATTCAACCAATTTGTTGATTATACTCTACAGGATATTATCTCAGAGGATTCCACTTTGATTTTGGAACAATTAGCCCAACATACCACTGAACAAGATAACATTAGTagaaaatatgaaataaGTTTTGGTAAGATATACGTTACGAAACCTATGGTGAACGAATCTGATGGTGTTACACACGCATTATATCCACAAGAAGCAAGACTGAGAAACCTGACATACTCTTCTGGTTTGTTTGTAGATGTTACTAAGAGAACTTACGAAGCAGTGGATGTCCCTGGTAGAGATTTAAACTATCAACTAATTGCCGAAGAATCTGAAGAGGACAGTGAGAGTGGTAAAGTCTTTATTGGCCGTCTACCAATCATGTTGAGGTCCAAGAATTGTTATTTAAGTGATGCCACCGAATCTGATCTATATAAATTAAAGGAGTGTCCATTTGATATGGGAGGGTActttattatcaatggTTCCGAGAAAGTTTTAATCGCACAAGAACGTTCTGCAGGTAACATTGTTCAAGTTTTCAAGAAAGCAGCCCCATCTCCAATATCACATGTTGCCGAAATCAGATCTGCTCTTGAAAAGGGTTCCAGATTTATCAGTACATTGCAAGTTAAACTGTATGGTCGTGAAAGCAGTTCAGCTCGTACCATTAAAGCAACTCTTCCATACATTAAGCAGGATATCCCAATCGTTATCATTTTTAGAGCACTAGGTATTATTCCGGATGGTGAAATTTTAGAACATATTTGTTACGATGTCAATGATTGGCAAATGCTGGAAATGTTAAAGCCATGTGTAGAAGATGGTTTTGTTATTCAAGATCGTGAAACAGCTCTTGATTTCATTGGTCGTCGTGGTACTGCGTTGGGtatcaagaaagaaaagagaattcAATACGCCAAAGACATTTTGCAAAAGGAATTTCTACCTCATATTACCCAGTTAGAAGGTTTTGAGTCCAGAAAAGCCTTTTTCTTGGGTTACATGATTAATAGACTGCTATTATGTGCTCTTGACCGTAAAGATCAAGATGATCGTGACCATTTCGGTAAGAAGAGATTAGACTTAGCAGGTCCATTACTTGCCCAGCTTTTCAAGACGCTGTTCAGGAAACTAACCAAAGATATCTTCCGTTACATGCAGAGAACAGTCGAAGAAGCCAATGATTTCAACATGAAATTAGCTATTAATGCGAAGACCATCACGTCAGGTCTTAAGTATGCTTTGGCTACTGGTAATTGGGGTgaacaaaagaaagctATGTCTTCAAGAGCCGGTGTGTCACAAGTTTTGAATCGTTATACATATTCCTCAACACTATCACATTtaagaagaacaaatacaCCTATAGGTCGTGATGGTAAACTGGCAAAGCCACGTCAACTTCACAACACTCATTGGGGTTTGGTTTGTCCCGCCGAGACTCCTGAAGGTCAAGCTTGTGGTCTAGTGAAGAACTTATCACTTATGTCTTGTATCTCTGTTGGTGCCGACCCTATGCCTATTATCACATTTTTAAGCGAATGGGGTATGGAACCTTTGGAAGATTATGTTCCACATCAATCTCCGGATGCCACTAGAGTGTTTGTTAATGGTGTCTGGCACGGTGTTCACAGAAACCCTGCTAGATTAATGGAAACACTAAGAACACTAAGAAGAAAGGGTGATATCAATCCAGAAGTTTCTATGATCAGAGATATTAGAGAACAggaattgaaaatttttaCCGATGCCGGTAGGGTATATAGACCATTGTTTattgttgaagatgacgaagaaTTAGGTCGTAAGGAATTGAAAGTTAGAAAAGGTCATGTCGCCAAGTTAATGGCTACTGAATACCAAGATATTGAGGGTGGATTTGAGGACGCTGAAGATTACACATGGTCTTCCCTATTAAACGAAGGTCTTGTAGAGTATATTGATGccgaagaagaagaatctaTTTTGATTGCCATGCAACCAGAAGATCTTGAACCAACTGCAGTTGAGCAAGATATACCTAAAGAAAATGTCGATCTTGCTAAACGTATTAAGGTCACTCATCATGCCACAACATTCACCCACTGTGAAATCCATCCATCAATGATCCTTGGTGTCGCAGCATCTATTATTCCATTCCCTGATCACAATCAATCTCCTCGTAATACTTACCAATCTGCGATGGGTAAGCAAGCTATGGGTGTCTTCTTAACAAACTACAATTTCCGTATGGATACTATGGCTAACATTCTATATTACCCTCAGAAACCATTAGGTACTACTCGTGCAATGGAATACCTAAAATTCAGAGAATTGCCTGCCGGTCAGAACGCTATTGTTGCCATTGCATGTTATTCGGGGTATAACCAAGAAGATTCCATGATTATGAACCAATCATCTATTGACCGTGGTTTATTTAGATCTCTGTTCTTTAGATCGTATATGGATcaagagaaaaaatatGGTATGTCCATTACTGAAACTTTTGAGAAACCTCAACGTACTAATACATTAAGAATGAAGCATGGTACATACGATAAGttagatgaagatggttTGATTGCACCAGGTGTCAGAGTGTCTGGAGAAGATATAATTATCGGTAAGACAACACCTATTGCACcggatgaagaagaactagGTCAAAGAACTGCTTACCATTCGAAGAGAGATGCTTCTACTCCTTTGAGAAGTACAGAAAATGGTATTGTCGATCAAGTTCTAATAACAACGAACCAAGATGGTCTTAAGTTTGTCAAAGTACGTGTTAGAACAACTAAGGTTCCTCAGATTGGTGACAAGTTTGCTTCTCGTCACGGTCAAAAGGGTACAATCGGTATAACTTACAGAAGAGAAGACATGCCTTTTACAGCCGAAGGTATTGTCCCTGATCTGATTATCAATCCACACGCTATTCCATCTCGTATGACTGTGGCGCACTTGATTGAATGTTTACTAAGTAAAGTTGCTGCATTGTCTGGTAATGAAGGTGATGCTTCTCCTTTTACTGATATTACTGTTGAAGGTATTTCCAAACTACTAAGAGAACACGGCTACCAATCTCGTGGTTTCGAAGTCATGTATAATGGTCACACTGGTAAGAAGTTGATGGCTCAAATTTTCTTTGGCCCAACATACTATCAGCGTTTGAGACACATGGTCGACGATAAGATTCATGCCAGAGCTCGTGGTCCTATGCAAGTACTAACTAGACAACCAGTAGAAGGTAGATCAAGAGATGGTGGTCTAAGATTCGGTGAAATGGAACGTGACTGTATGATCGCTCATGGTGCCGCAGCTTTCTTGAAGGAAAGATTAATGGAAGCTTCCGATGCTTTCAGAGTACATATCTGTGGTATTTGTGGTTTGATGTCTGTTATTGCAAAACTAAACCATAATCAATTTGAATGTAAGGGTTGTGACAATAAGATCGATATCTACCAAATTCATATACCATATGCTGCCAAATTACTATTTCAAGAATTGATGGCTATGAATATCACACCTCGTCTCTACACCGACCGCTCAAGAGATTTTTAA
- the TEP1 gene encoding putative phosphatidylinositol-3,4,5-trisphosphate 3-phosphatase (CAGL0L04180g~Ortholog(s) have role in ascospore wall assembly and cytoplasm localization), with translation MPTINRSTDYTIRGPMGNLHLNPKKFVRTLYAIPFNVENSSSESSLDISYITPNLLVCSYPVTKYPKLLYRNGLDEIVEYLNKHHGKGTWKIFNFKVEKNGSDYDDIDIKNADDKTLYFPNYQRPSSTSCRGQRTTTLNGINSLICRKGWLDHCPPPFLLLQEIIDDMNLHISQSESNVAILHCRMGKGRSGTISIAYMMKYMNCPFEEAKELFMEKRFRMGLSKGVTINSQIRYIRYHELSLYYGINCNSMIVDQIKMSRFQLESITLQAMSGILFSHPYYTAVKISKYNNNRDGLIDLISVQTPEQVSTTKALYFKNSKNITIDINVPVEVSDIKIEFSLVARSHAMSHRITTLASNSNCWLNLYWETVRCSKTNSTNNFLLNELRHEQNNGLKFIFIIRWNELDGTSGTRSKGLRLFSSCILKWSLL, from the coding sequence ATGCCGACGATCAATCGTAGCACTGATTATACCATTCGTGGTCCTATGGGAAATTTGCATCTCAATCCTAAAAAGTTTGTGAGAACACTTTATGCTATTCCCTTCAATGTTGAGAATAGCAGTTCTGAATCATCTTTAGACATTTCTTACATCACTCCTAACCTATTAGTTTGCTCATATCCTGTTACCAAGTATCCAAAATTGCTTTACCGTAATGGTTTGgatgaaattgttgaatatttgaataaaCACCACGGAAAGGGAACTTGGAAAATATTTAACTTCAAAGTCGAAAAGAACGGTTCTGACTATGACGATATTGACATTAAAAATGCTGATGATAAGACATTATATTTTCCAAATTACCAAAGGCCAAGCTCAACAAGCTGTAGGGGACAAAGAACCACAACTTTAAATGGGATTAATTCTCTAATCTGTAGGAAGGGATGGTTGGATCATTGCCCTCCACCATTTCTGTTATTACAGGAAATAATCGATGACATGAATCTACATATTTCGCAATCTGAAAGCAATGTCGCTATTCTTCATTGTCGTATGGGGAAAGGAAGATCAGGAACAATCAGCATTGCTTACATGATGAAATACATGAACTGTCCATTCGAAGAGGCCAAAGAACTCTTTATGGAAAAACGATTTAGAATGGGATTAAGCAAAGGGGTGACTATTAACTCTCAAATTAGATACATAAGATATCATGAATTGTCTCTGTACTACGGTATAAATTGCAATAGCATGATAGTAGATCAAATAAAGATGTCACGGTTCCAACTTGAGTCCATAACGCTGCAAGCAATGTCGGGAATACTCTTCTCTCATCCGTATTATACTGCCGTGAAGATTTCAaagtataataataacagaGACGGCTTAATAGACCTTATTTCAGTGCAAACACCCGAACAAGTATCAACCACCAAggcattatattttaagaATAGTAAGAATATTACCATAGATATCAATGTGCCTGTTGAAGTGAGTGATATCAAAATAGAATTTTCACTAGTAGCTCGATCCCATGCAATGTCTCACAGAATAACCACATTAGCATCAAACTCGAATTGCTGGCTCAACCTTTACTGGGAAACAGTGAGATGTAGTAAGACAAACTCAACAAATAACTTCTTACTGAATGAACTGCGCCATGAACAAAACAATGGCCtgaaatttatttttataatcCGTTGGAATGAATTAGATGGCACTTCTGGAACCCGGAGTAAAGGCTTACGCCTCTTCTCATCGTGCATTCTGAAATGGTCTTTATTGTGA
- the MRPL23 gene encoding mitochondrial 54S ribosomal protein uL13m (CAGL0L04224g~Ortholog(s) have structural constituent of ribosome activity and fungal-type vacuole, mitochondrial large ribosomal subunit localization) — protein MSQKVGHTGLAFARLWHHVDLAKDKRTLGRVASSIAVTLIGKHKPVYHPSQDCGDYVVVTNCQKVRITGKKFEQKTYWSHSTKPGNLKLTTMKTMAENKGYGELLKKAVSGMLPKNRLRKVRLARLKVFDGAEHPYGDNFTAYALKQPKVQKLIESRQERTQVSQEA, from the coding sequence ATGTCTCAGAAAGTTGGACACACAGGGCTAGCGTTTGCCAGGCTATGGCACCATGTTGATTTGGCTAAGGATAAGAGAACATTAGGTAGGGTTGCCTCTTCTATCGCGGTGACACTTATAGGTAAGCACAAGCCAGTATATCATCCATCTCAGGATTGTGGTGATTACGTTGTTGTGACTAATTGTCAGAAAGTGCGTATAACTGGTAAGAAGTTTGAGCAAAAGACTTATTGGTCGCATTCAACTAAACCAGGTAATTTAAAGTTAACAACAATGAAGACCATGGCTGAGAATAAAGGCTACGGTgaacttttgaagaaagctGTATCTGGTATGTTACCCAAAAATAGACTTAGAAAAGTAAGACTAGCAAGACTGAAAGTATTTGATGGTGCTGAGCATCCTTACGGTGACAATTTTACTGCATATGCCTTGAAACAGCCAAAGGTGCAGAAATTAATAGAATCTAGGCAAGAGCGTACACAGGTTTCACAAGAAGCTTGA